CGCTTCGGCTCGATGGGCATTTACCCCATAATCCCGCGCTCCAATCGTCGGTAGTTCAGCTTCTCGACTAATCTTCATTCGCTGCAACCCAACTTAAACAGCCAAGGAGAAAGGCAATGACAGATATCTGGAACCAGCGTCAATCGGCTGCCTCTGCGAAGGATGCGGTAGAACGTCTGCTGGCCCCATCTGCTTTGTCTGCAACCTTATGAGCCAAGCCGCGCTCGTCAATCCAAGCCTGCTCACATGGTCGCGTGAGCGCGCCGGCCTCTCCACCGAGCAGGTCGCTAAAAAGCTGCCAGTTAAACCGGATCGCGTCGAAGAGTGGGAGGCGGGCGAGGCCAAGCCAACATTCCTACAAGCGCAGAAGTGGGCGAGCCTCGCGCACATCCCGTTCGGCTTCCTGTTCCTCAAGCAACCTCCCGCCGAACAACTGCCGTTGCCGGACCTGCGCACCGTCGGTGGAATTGCTCCGCAACGTCCCAGTCTGGAACTGTTGGACACCGTGAGAGATTCCATTCGCAAACGAGACTGGTACCTGGAATACCTGCAACACCAAGAGCATCAGCCGCTGGCATTTGTCGGCCGTTTCAACAGCCGCTCCAGCGTCGCAGAAGTGGTGGCCGATATCCGCCAGACATTGGGCGTTCACCCCGACATCGCTCGACTGGATTACGACAAGTACACCCGCGCCTTGATTGAAGCAGCAGAGGCGGCGGGCCTATTGGTCATGCGCAGCGGCATTGCGCTGGGCAGTACTCATCGCAAACTTGAAGTCAGCGAATTCCGCGGTTTTGCGATCAGCAATGTCTTCGCGCCAGTGGTATTTATTTATAGTTCCGATGCTCCCACTGCCAGGCTCTTCACCTTACTCCACGAACTTGCCCATATCTGGATAGGTAGCAGTGGCGTATCGGACGGAAACAGCGCAAATGGTCGTGACGAAGAACGATTCTGCAACGCAGTGGCCGGTGAGTTTCTCGCCCCTGAAGTCCAATTCCGCGCGCTGTGGAACGCAGAAATAGATTGGGAAGAGAACCTGGCGCCGCTAGCCACTCGGTTTCACATCAGTAAATTAGCGATCGGTCGCCGCGCCTGTGATTTGGGTTACATAAGCCAAGCACAATACAGCGCTTACTATCGAATGATCCTCAAGGCTTTCCAGAATGAAAAGGGTGGCGCGGGCGACTACTACCGTAACGCCACCGCAAAAAACAGTCCGCGCCTGAGCAAGGCAGTGCTGACTGAAGCAATGAGCGGCAGGATGCTGCTACGCGAGGCAGGGAATTTGCTCGGTGTGCAACCTGCCAAATTAAGGACCCTCGCCAATAAGATCTCGGAATGAATCATTTACTCGACGCTAACACGCTGATCGAAGCAAAGAATCGTTACTACGGGATGGCAATCTGTCCTGGATTTTGGCAATGGCTGTTACTCAAAAATGAAGCATTGGCGTTAGCCAGTATTACGCCGGTTATGGAAGAGCTGACCAAAGGCAATGACGATTTGGCGGGCTGGGCGAAAGGTAACTCCGGTTTCTTTCATTCCACTACAGATGAAGAGACGCAACTGGCCTTCGGGCAAATTGCCGAGCTTGTAGCAGATCGGGCGCACAGAATGAAAATCGGCGCCATGGAAGAGTTTTTAGCGGGTGCTGATCCCTGGCTGATTGCGAAAGCGATGACTACAGGGGCGGTGGTTGTTACGCATGAAGTATTAAATCTTGATGCGAAGCGAAAATTTATTATTCCCAATATTTGCAGGGAATTAGGTGTTGAGTTTCTGAATACGTTTGAGCTGTTGCACAGGCTTGAGGCCAGGTTTGTTTTGCCTGCTTGATATGGTTTGTATTTTTGCTGAGGTTTGTGTTACTTCGGTCAGCTGCCTGGTTTGCGCGATGGTTTAAGACACCATCGGCGCGATGAGGTGATTTATGAGAAATGTGAGGGATCTCAGTTTGAACTATCCTCTAAGCCAAACCGAACTGACACGCGTCAGAGCCGCTCTATCAGAGCCGTTTAATGATTTTCCAGTTGATTACGACTACATCGCCGAGCAAGTCAGCGGAGTGGGCCATCAAACACTTTACGAAATCCTCTATTCAGAAGTGGCGCCCGTTTGCTTCACTAATATTGCGGCTGCAGTGCCTACTGTCTGGACCGGCTTCGATCCAGACTCGCTCAATGCGATGATCGAAGAAAGGCGTCTAGCCCGCGAGGATAATGGGTTCCGTAGGTTGTTTGATAAGGTGCTTGTACGCTGGCTGAAATATAACTACGGGTATGTTTGGGCGGAGATTCTTAAAAGGTTAGAACAATAATCCGTCCCGTTCTTGTATGTTGTGGTCTCCGGAAACCTGATCTTGGTATCGAAGAGAATATTCCTACCGCACTCTCGGACCCCCCCTGACAACAATTTCTACTTCACTATTCTAGGCTGCGCATAAGCGCGCTGTCTCGTCTGTCGCATCCGCTTTAAGCCCAGTGTTTATTGAGTTTTATATAACATGCGGATTTGACATAGTCATCAGGCTACGGCAGCATTCATCCAAATTGCGCCCGATCCTCTGGTGCTGGCTTAGTCCGGCATTACGTTCGGGCCTTCTTGTTTGTGGAACATGGAAGTTACCTACACTAGCCCCTCCAAAACTGTTCCGTACACACTCTGGCATGAGTCCATGCGGGTGCCATCTATCTCGAAAACTCAAGAAGTTTGGCAAACACGCGAAGCCCGACATAGTCAGATGGATATTTATATAGACGTCGGTAGTAGCAATCCCAATAACTGATCATGCGTGCTTCCGTCGTTTGGAAGTACGCCTGATTATCCCGAACGAACCGACCGTAAAGCTCCGGGTCAAGCGTCGGCAGATGCGCCTCGACTGTCTCAAGAATCTGGATAACGTACTCACCCGTCAGCTGCATCACAAACGGAACCACCCATGCTTCACGGATTGAGATAACCCGTTCCAAATGTTGTTGGCGCACATGGCCATCGTGGTGTCGCGTCAAAAGACAGGAATACAAAATGCTCTGAGTTTCAGTCAGGTGGGCAAAGACGCCGTCATAACTCTGGTCATAAACCCGGTAGGGAATGAATAACTCGTCTCTACCTACGCTGACCTGTATGAATCGATCCGTCGCCAATCGCGCCTGACGAAACCGGCCCATAACCTGATCGAGAGCCTTCGCCTCTCGTTCAAGACAAGATGGAAACGCCCGTTGTGCAAGGGGCATGCTCACCACTGTATGTCTTTCAGATAGTCCTTTAACGCAACCAGCGGCGCCTCAAACTCCACCATCGTCCGCACATTACCAAAATCAGTAGCCAACCGATCCAACTCCCGACCCAGCGGCGTATCAACACCACCGATAGCCTCCAGCGCCACACCAACACAATGCATCACCCGAAACCGAATCCCCTCAACATCCCCCCGCCGCACCAGCAACCCAAAAACCTCGCGCTCGTAATCACTCATGATCGGATCGTCCCGCAGTATCGGGCTCCCATCCTCGGTCTCATAAGCCAGCTTAAGTGCGAAAAGGGCGACAGTTTCCAGCAG
The window above is part of the Pseudomonas prosekii genome. Proteins encoded here:
- a CDS encoding ImmA/IrrE family metallo-endopeptidase, whose protein sequence is MSQAALVNPSLLTWSRERAGLSTEQVAKKLPVKPDRVEEWEAGEAKPTFLQAQKWASLAHIPFGFLFLKQPPAEQLPLPDLRTVGGIAPQRPSLELLDTVRDSIRKRDWYLEYLQHQEHQPLAFVGRFNSRSSVAEVVADIRQTLGVHPDIARLDYDKYTRALIEAAEAAGLLVMRSGIALGSTHRKLEVSEFRGFAISNVFAPVVFIYSSDAPTARLFTLLHELAHIWIGSSGVSDGNSANGRDEERFCNAVAGEFLAPEVQFRALWNAEIDWEENLAPLATRFHISKLAIGRRACDLGYISQAQYSAYYRMILKAFQNEKGGAGDYYRNATAKNSPRLSKAVLTEAMSGRMLLREAGNLLGVQPAKLRTLANKISE
- a CDS encoding DUF7079 family protein produces the protein MNYPLSQTELTRVRAALSEPFNDFPVDYDYIAEQVSGVGHQTLYEILYSEVAPVCFTNIAAAVPTVWTGFDPDSLNAMIEERRLAREDNGFRRLFDKVLVRWLKYNYGYVWAEILKRLEQ
- a CDS encoding DUF4411 family protein, yielding MNHLLDANTLIEAKNRYYGMAICPGFWQWLLLKNEALALASITPVMEELTKGNDDLAGWAKGNSGFFHSTTDEETQLAFGQIAELVADRAHRMKIGAMEEFLAGADPWLIAKAMTTGAVVVTHEVLNLDAKRKFIIPNICRELGVEFLNTFELLHRLEARFVLPA